The proteins below are encoded in one region of Belonocnema kinseyi isolate 2016_QV_RU_SX_M_011 chromosome 3, B_treatae_v1, whole genome shotgun sequence:
- the LOC117169883 gene encoding uncharacterized protein LOC117169883, with amino-acid sequence MQLRGFSDASQNAHGTWFYYLRTLNEQGYFSVLLCSKSRVAPVKTISIPRLELCAALLLSKLYKNDIKSLKIKFGKVVFWSNFTIVLNWINKTPYKLKTFETNRVAEIQGITEAADWRHVPTKDNPVDFISRGQLPMDVLNNRVWTNGPLSEFVLNTTHSFHCFLFSFLKQITQPKAS; translated from the coding sequence ATGCAGCTTCGCGGATTTTCTGACGCTAGTCAGAACGCTCATGGCACGTGGTTCTACTATCTACGAACCTTAAATGAACAAGGATATTTCTCTGTTCTATTGTGCTCAAAGTCGCGAGTAGCTCCTGTCAAAACTATCTCCATTCCGAGATTGGAACTTTGTGCAGCATTGCTATTATCAAAGCTTTATAAGAATgacataaaatcattaaaaataaagttcggTAAAGTAGTATTCTGGTCTAATTTTACGATAGTATTGAACTGGATTAATAAAACACCTTATAAGCTCAAAACCTTTGAAACAAATAGAGTAGCTGAGATTCAAGGAATCACCGAAGCAGCTGACTGGAGGCACGTACCAACGAAGGATAATCCTGTAGATTTTATATCAAGAGGCCAATTACCAATGGATGTTCTAAATAATCGAGTGTGGACGAATGGACCGTTATCGGAATTCGTTCTTAACACGACTCATTCGTTTCATTGCttcttgttttcatttttaaaacaaattacgcAACCAAAGGCATCATGA